A region from the Desulfomarina profundi genome encodes:
- a CDS encoding mannose-1-phosphate guanylyltransferase/mannose-6-phosphate isomerase produces MKKIQPVILAGGVGSRLWPLSRELYPKQLLQLTDNTSLLQTTLLRVSQLPDILPPVVVVGEEHRFITRKQIDELDGYNEYTILLEPMGRNTAPAICGAVHFCNGMEEDIVFLVLPADHVVMNQNIFNDAVERAVLLADEGYVVTFGVKPTSPETGYGYIEGGDGQRIQSFKEKPGIELARKYLEEGSYFWNSGMFAFSEATFASEMEKHGPEMYGCMAEAVERGEVDDRFFRFEKNAMGRCPADSIDYALMEKSDKVAMVVAENLGWSDIGSWQALWDILDKDNSGNVTQGNVLLEDTENCLVRAEEMLIATVGLEDTLVVETADALLVAPLSRSQDVKKIVTRLKKERRKEFSFHRTVYRPWGSYTVLEESPRFQIKRITVSPGAKLSLQMHHHRYEHWVVVTGTAKVVNGDREILLHENESTYIPVGTRHRLENPGVIDLELIEVQIGSYLGEDDIVRFEDVYGRQE; encoded by the coding sequence GTGAAAAAAATACAACCAGTAATACTTGCAGGAGGGGTCGGTTCAAGGCTGTGGCCATTGTCCAGGGAGCTCTATCCGAAGCAGCTTCTGCAGCTCACTGATAACACCTCACTGCTGCAGACCACCCTTTTGCGGGTCAGTCAGTTGCCTGATATTCTGCCTCCTGTTGTTGTCGTGGGTGAGGAGCACCGGTTTATTACCAGGAAACAGATTGATGAGCTGGATGGATATAATGAGTATACCATACTCCTTGAACCCATGGGTCGGAATACTGCTCCGGCGATCTGTGGTGCCGTGCATTTCTGCAACGGGATGGAAGAGGATATTGTCTTTCTTGTTCTCCCGGCGGATCATGTCGTTATGAATCAGAATATTTTTAATGATGCAGTAGAGCGGGCCGTACTTTTGGCTGATGAGGGATATGTTGTGACGTTTGGTGTAAAACCGACCAGTCCTGAGACCGGTTATGGTTATATCGAAGGAGGCGATGGGCAAAGAATCCAATCGTTCAAGGAGAAGCCGGGGATAGAGCTGGCCCGTAAATACCTGGAGGAAGGGAGCTATTTCTGGAACAGCGGTATGTTCGCTTTTTCTGAAGCAACCTTTGCATCAGAGATGGAAAAACATGGACCGGAAATGTATGGTTGCATGGCCGAAGCCGTGGAGAGGGGTGAAGTCGATGATCGTTTCTTCCGCTTTGAAAAAAATGCAATGGGGAGGTGTCCTGCTGATTCCATAGATTACGCCCTGATGGAAAAGAGTGATAAAGTTGCCATGGTGGTGGCCGAAAATCTCGGTTGGAGCGATATCGGCTCCTGGCAGGCCCTCTGGGATATTCTCGATAAGGATAATTCTGGTAACGTCACCCAGGGAAATGTTTTGCTGGAAGACACGGAAAACTGCCTGGTCCGGGCTGAGGAGATGCTGATCGCCACAGTGGGGTTGGAAGATACTCTTGTGGTTGAGACTGCCGATGCTCTGCTGGTGGCTCCGCTTTCACGTTCGCAGGATGTGAAAAAAATTGTAACCCGCCTGAAAAAGGAAAGACGAAAAGAGTTCAGTTTTCATCGAACAGTTTACAGGCCCTGGGGAAGTTACACGGTGCTTGAAGAGTCACCAAGGTTTCAGATAAAACGAATTACGGTGAGCCCTGGAGCGAAACTTTCCCTGCAGATGCATCATCATCGCTATGAACACTGGGTGGTTGTAACGGGGACGGCAAAAGTGGTTAACGGGGATCGTGAGATATTGCTTCATGAAAACGAGTCAACCTATATTCCGGTGGGAACCCGACATCGCCTTGAAAATCCGGGAGTGATTGATCTCGAATTGATTGAAGTGCAGATCGGCAGTTATCTTGGGGAAGATGATATTGTCCGTTTTGAAGATGTGTACGGGCGGCAGGAATAG
- the rfbD gene encoding dTDP-4-dehydrorhamnose reductase yields MKIVIIGTNGQLGSDCATILGTTHETIGCDIPLVDITNPDSIGPFLDDIKPEVIINCAAYTAVDGCEKETSLAWKVNAEGPGHVAKTAEKLGSRLIHISTDYVFDGNRTVPQPYLETDEPNPLSQYGKSKLAGEKAVLACEKDAVILRTAWLYSATGKNFLKTMLKLAVTDPNRELKVVNDQFGSLTWSYTLAQQIEKLLDSELTGIMHTTAEGYSSWYEAARYFLDTMKVPYSMRPCTTAEYPTPAHRPANSILENSVLKEEGLSVFRSWQEDIDRFVEKHGETLLEEAKKDE; encoded by the coding sequence ATGAAAATTGTAATAATTGGTACAAACGGACAACTCGGATCAGACTGCGCCACTATTCTCGGCACAACCCATGAAACCATCGGCTGCGATATCCCCCTCGTTGATATCACCAATCCTGACAGCATTGGTCCATTTCTGGATGATATCAAACCAGAGGTCATAATAAACTGTGCGGCGTACACAGCAGTTGATGGCTGCGAGAAGGAGACCTCACTGGCCTGGAAAGTCAATGCCGAAGGCCCGGGCCATGTGGCAAAAACAGCCGAAAAACTGGGAAGCAGGCTGATACATATCTCCACCGATTATGTTTTTGATGGCAACAGAACCGTACCGCAACCGTACCTGGAAACCGATGAACCCAATCCCCTGTCCCAATACGGCAAATCAAAGCTGGCGGGAGAAAAAGCTGTGCTTGCCTGCGAGAAGGACGCGGTCATTCTTCGAACAGCCTGGCTGTATTCAGCCACCGGAAAAAACTTCCTGAAAACCATGTTGAAACTTGCCGTAACCGATCCGAACAGAGAGCTGAAGGTTGTCAACGACCAGTTCGGCTCACTCACCTGGTCATATACCCTGGCCCAGCAAATCGAAAAACTGCTGGATTCCGAACTCACCGGCATCATGCACACCACAGCGGAAGGGTATTCAAGCTGGTACGAGGCAGCCCGATATTTTCTGGACACAATGAAGGTCCCATATTCCATGCGCCCCTGCACTACGGCCGAATACCCGACCCCAGCCCACCGTCCGGCAAACTCCATTCTGGAAAACAGCGTTTTAAAAGAAGAAGGACTTTCAGTATTTCGAAGCTGGCAGGAGGATATCGACAGGTTTGTAGAAAAACACGGGGAAACACTGCTTGAGGAAGCAAAAAAAGACGAATAA
- a CDS encoding DciA family protein, with protein sequence MKKKKARSLAGLLPELVREQGWEKQLDLYSIFPRWRELVGQEIYTYVRPLKIVRNVLWIEVENSSWLQQMQFEKMQLLDVLNQALRLNRLDDIKMVLPVGEKSDEKTSIQSVTFVKPDKEEVAAFERQVSIIADEKCRDALMQFWYLSRACRIKEK encoded by the coding sequence GTGAAAAAAAAGAAGGCAAGATCGCTTGCGGGGTTGCTTCCTGAGCTTGTACGGGAGCAGGGATGGGAAAAACAGCTGGATTTGTATTCAATTTTTCCACGCTGGCGGGAACTCGTGGGTCAGGAAATTTATACATATGTCCGTCCTCTTAAAATTGTGCGGAATGTACTCTGGATTGAAGTAGAAAATTCATCCTGGCTGCAGCAGATGCAGTTTGAAAAGATGCAGCTTCTGGACGTGTTGAATCAGGCTCTTCGTCTGAACCGTCTTGACGATATTAAAATGGTTCTTCCTGTTGGAGAGAAGAGTGATGAGAAAACATCGATACAATCTGTAACATTTGTCAAACCCGACAAGGAAGAAGTGGCGGCGTTCGAGCGGCAGGTCAGCATTATTGCAGACGAAAAATGTCGAGACGCCCTGATGCAGTTCTGGTATCTTTCCCGGGCATGCAGAATTAAAGAAAAATGA
- a CDS encoding phosphohexomutase domain-containing protein: MELSLPSCFKAYDIRGRVPDELNVELARKTGRAFAALYGLKKVVIGRDIRLSSVDLAAALAEGLQDMGTHVLDLGLCGTEEIYHGTFSMESEGVDGGVIVTASHNPADYNGMKFVLRGARPVTGESGLEKMAEMIVTESLPAPTGRRGTVETLDIKKRYRNHLLGYIDRNTLKPFKIVVNGGNGCAGPIIDMLEPDLPFTFIRLNHEPDGSFPKGVPNPLLPEKRAETAEMVRRHGADMGIAWDGDFDRCFFWDEQGRFIEGYYIVSLLAMEMLKREPGAKILYDPRLTWNTEELVREHGGVPVMTRTGHAFIKEKMRLENSVYGGEMSAHHYFRDFGYCDSGMVPWLLIASLLSSSGKKLSELVKDRVAAYPVSGEINSRVEDPDRVIATIEQAYNDGEKDYTDGLSISFPQYRFNIRKSNTEPMLRLNVETRGDIDLLQRKTEELLKFIK, encoded by the coding sequence ATGGAACTGTCTCTCCCGTCCTGTTTCAAGGCTTATGATATCAGGGGGCGCGTGCCCGACGAACTGAATGTTGAACTGGCCCGAAAAACAGGCCGCGCTTTTGCTGCACTCTATGGATTGAAAAAAGTCGTGATCGGCAGGGATATAAGGTTAAGCAGTGTTGATCTGGCAGCGGCACTAGCTGAAGGATTGCAGGACATGGGAACTCATGTGCTTGATCTCGGCTTGTGCGGTACAGAGGAAATTTATCATGGCACTTTCAGCATGGAGAGCGAAGGGGTTGATGGGGGAGTCATTGTTACAGCCAGTCATAATCCAGCCGATTATAATGGAATGAAGTTTGTTTTGAGGGGTGCGCGTCCGGTAACAGGCGAGTCTGGTCTTGAAAAAATGGCCGAGATGATTGTGACGGAATCACTGCCGGCTCCGACAGGGCGTCGCGGAACAGTGGAAACACTTGATATAAAAAAGCGGTACAGGAATCATCTCCTTGGATACATCGACAGGAACACCCTCAAACCCTTTAAAATTGTTGTCAATGGCGGAAATGGTTGTGCCGGTCCTATTATTGATATGCTGGAGCCGGATCTGCCCTTCACCTTTATCAGGCTAAACCATGAACCGGACGGCAGCTTCCCTAAAGGAGTGCCCAATCCACTGCTTCCCGAGAAAAGAGCAGAAACGGCTGAAATGGTCAGGCGCCATGGCGCGGACATGGGTATTGCCTGGGACGGGGACTTTGACCGCTGTTTTTTCTGGGATGAGCAAGGTCGGTTTATTGAAGGATATTATATAGTAAGCCTGCTGGCCATGGAGATGCTCAAGCGGGAACCCGGGGCAAAAATTCTATATGATCCACGTTTGACCTGGAATACAGAGGAACTTGTAAGAGAACACGGAGGGGTTCCGGTGATGACAAGAACCGGCCACGCCTTTATCAAGGAAAAAATGCGCCTTGAAAACAGTGTATATGGCGGTGAGATGTCGGCCCATCACTATTTTAGAGATTTTGGCTACTGTGATTCCGGAATGGTGCCATGGCTGCTTATTGCCTCCCTGTTAAGCAGCAGCGGGAAAAAATTATCAGAACTGGTGAAAGATCGTGTGGCTGCCTATCCTGTTTCCGGGGAGATCAACAGTCGGGTTGAAGACCCTGACAGGGTCATTGCCACCATTGAACAGGCTTACAATGATGGTGAAAAAGATTATACTGACGGTCTCAGTATTTCGTTTCCACAGTATCGTTTTAATATACGAAAATCCAATACGGAGCCGATGCTTCGCCTCAATGTCGAAACCAGGGGTGATATTGACCTGTTGCAGCGGAAGACGGAAGAATTATTAAAATTCATTAAATGA
- the glnA gene encoding type I glutamate--ammonia ligase — protein MTREEIMQTIEDENIQYFRLQFVDILGFMKNVAIPKSQIGKALDGDMMFDGSSIDGFVRINESDMYLKPDYNTFTVLPWRNRDGVAAARIICDVYKSDGTPFGGCPRVNLKRVLAEAREMGYTMNVGTEAEFFLFERDEDGAPTTITNDVAGYFSLDPEDMANDCRREIIETLEAMNFEIEASHHEVAEGQHEINFKYADALEAADNTVTFKWVVKSIAAKYGLHATFMPKPIFGINGSGMHTNQSLFNLDGTNAFFDESDELQLSKVAYSYIAGSLKNARGFAAVTNPLVNSYKRLVPGYEAPVYAAWSASNRSALIRIPAARGLSTRTEIRCPDPSCNPYLALAMMLNSGLDGVKNNLTPPAEVAKDIFKMSGAEMEEEGIKVMPASLKEALEELKTNPIARETLGDHIFEKYIEAKEKEWDSFRTAVTDWELDEYLTIY, from the coding sequence ATGACTAGGGAAGAAATAATGCAGACAATTGAAGATGAGAATATTCAGTATTTTCGCCTTCAGTTTGTGGATATTCTGGGCTTTATGAAGAATGTAGCAATTCCGAAAAGCCAGATAGGCAAAGCCCTTGACGGGGATATGATGTTTGACGGTTCCTCCATTGACGGATTTGTCCGCATCAACGAGTCGGACATGTATCTCAAACCTGATTATAACACTTTTACCGTACTTCCCTGGCGGAACAGGGATGGTGTGGCTGCCGCTCGTATAATCTGTGATGTTTATAAGTCTGACGGTACTCCTTTTGGTGGATGTCCCAGGGTCAATCTCAAGCGTGTTCTGGCTGAGGCCAGAGAAATGGGATATACCATGAACGTGGGAACAGAAGCGGAATTTTTCCTCTTTGAAAGGGATGAGGATGGGGCGCCCACAACCATAACAAACGATGTCGCCGGTTATTTTTCACTGGATCCTGAGGATATGGCCAATGATTGCCGCCGTGAAATCATCGAGACCCTTGAAGCCATGAACTTTGAGATTGAGGCATCCCATCACGAGGTTGCCGAGGGACAGCATGAGATCAATTTCAAATATGCTGATGCCCTTGAGGCAGCGGACAATACAGTCACATTCAAATGGGTTGTCAAGTCAATCGCTGCCAAATATGGTCTGCACGCGACCTTTATGCCTAAGCCTATCTTTGGTATTAATGGTTCGGGTATGCATACCAACCAGTCCCTTTTTAACCTTGATGGCACCAACGCCTTTTTTGACGAGAGCGATGAACTGCAGCTTTCCAAAGTTGCCTATTCCTATATAGCCGGCTCCCTGAAAAATGCCCGTGGTTTTGCTGCGGTGACTAATCCCCTGGTCAATTCCTATAAACGCCTTGTTCCCGGGTATGAGGCACCGGTTTATGCCGCATGGTCTGCTTCCAACCGTTCAGCACTTATCAGGATCCCGGCTGCCCGTGGTCTTTCTACCCGTACCGAGATTCGTTGCCCGGATCCGAGCTGCAACCCCTACCTTGCCCTGGCGATGATGCTTAACTCCGGGTTGGACGGGGTTAAAAACAACCTGACGCCACCTGCAGAAGTTGCAAAGGATATCTTCAAAATGAGTGGAGCCGAGATGGAAGAGGAAGGCATCAAGGTTATGCCTGCCAGTCTCAAGGAAGCTCTTGAAGAATTGAAAACGAATCCTATTGCCAGAGAAACCCTTGGGGATCATATCTTTGAAAAATATATCGAAGCCAAGGAAAAGGAATGGGACAGCTTCAGAACAGCAGTGACCGATTGGGAACTGGATGAATACCTCACTATTTATTAA
- the mtnA gene encoding S-methyl-5-thioribose-1-phosphate isomerase: MIVNGKHYRTIWPNPENRTEIIIVDQRKLPHLFVTETLRTVEDAITAIKEMHVRGAGLIGITAGYGIYLAALAAPDNCFDKCIKKNSTELGNSRPTARNLKWAVERVCRAMETVNTPEQKRKIAFQEANNIADEDVFFCRQIGKHGLEIIRKIRNQKKGKTVNILTHCNAGWLAFADYGSATAPIYAARDAGINIHVWVDETRPWNQGAKLTAWELQQEKIDNTLICDNTGGHLMQHGLVDLVIVGTDRTTHTGDVANKIGTYLKALAAYDNNIPFYVALPSSTIDWTLDNGMEIPIEQRTGEEITTITGMDNNNSISTISLAADGTQAANYSFDITPARLITGLITERGIVAAEKNAIHNLFPEGGQINRQEQGIS, from the coding sequence ATGATTGTAAACGGGAAGCATTACAGAACCATCTGGCCAAATCCTGAAAACAGGACTGAAATTATCATCGTCGACCAGAGAAAACTCCCCCATCTCTTTGTCACGGAAACTCTGCGAACTGTAGAGGATGCCATCACTGCCATAAAAGAGATGCATGTCAGAGGTGCGGGACTGATCGGTATCACAGCAGGTTATGGTATCTATCTCGCCGCACTGGCTGCCCCCGACAACTGTTTCGATAAATGCATCAAGAAAAATTCCACCGAACTTGGCAACAGCAGACCAACAGCCAGAAACCTGAAATGGGCGGTTGAAAGAGTATGCAGGGCAATGGAGACGGTCAACACACCAGAGCAGAAACGGAAAATCGCTTTTCAGGAGGCAAACAATATTGCCGACGAAGATGTTTTCTTTTGCAGACAAATCGGCAAACACGGCCTTGAAATCATAAGGAAGATAAGGAACCAGAAGAAAGGAAAAACTGTCAACATCCTCACCCATTGCAATGCTGGATGGCTGGCCTTTGCAGATTATGGCAGTGCGACTGCTCCAATATATGCGGCCAGGGACGCCGGGATCAACATCCATGTCTGGGTTGACGAAACCCGCCCCTGGAACCAGGGTGCCAAACTGACGGCATGGGAATTGCAACAGGAAAAAATAGACAACACCCTTATCTGTGACAATACGGGAGGACACCTCATGCAGCATGGCCTGGTTGACCTGGTCATTGTCGGCACTGACAGGACTACTCATACCGGGGATGTGGCAAACAAGATCGGCACCTACCTCAAGGCCCTTGCTGCCTATGACAATAATATCCCGTTTTACGTGGCCCTACCCTCCTCCACAATTGACTGGACACTTGACAATGGCATGGAAATTCCTATAGAACAAAGAACAGGGGAGGAAATCACAACGATAACCGGAATGGACAACAATAATTCAATATCCACTATTTCCCTGGCAGCTGACGGGACACAAGCTGCCAATTACAGTTTTGACATAACTCCCGCCCGCCTGATTACGGGTCTCATTACGGAAAGGGGTATTGTTGCAGCAGAAAAAAACGCAATCCACAACCTTTTTCCCGAAGGTGGGCAGATCAACAGACAGGAACAGGGGATATCATGA
- the rfbA gene encoding glucose-1-phosphate thymidylyltransferase RfbA, with protein MKGIILAGGSGTRLYPLTKAISKQMIPVYDKPMIYYPLSVLMLAGIREILIISTPHDLPGFTGLFKDGSHLGLSISYAVQPRPEGLAQAFLIGREFIGNDSVCLILGDNIFFGPGFSAILQESAKLTTGGQIFGYLVKDPERYGVVEFDRNNKVIGIEEKPEKPKSKYAVPGLYFYDNEVITIAAQVKPSARGELEITDINNEYLKRGSLQVKPLGRGFCWLDTGTHESLQQASSYVQAVQDRQGLKIACIEEIAYQLGYITLDEMAAQATDMLKNQYGQYITDIVAEEKMK; from the coding sequence ATGAAAGGAATAATACTCGCAGGAGGCTCCGGCACAAGGCTCTACCCCCTCACCAAGGCCATTTCCAAACAGATGATTCCGGTGTACGACAAACCGATGATCTACTACCCGCTGTCAGTGCTCATGCTTGCGGGTATACGGGAAATACTGATTATTTCAACCCCCCATGATCTTCCGGGATTCACCGGGCTTTTCAAAGACGGTTCCCATTTGGGGCTCTCTATCAGCTACGCTGTTCAACCAAGACCTGAAGGGCTGGCCCAGGCCTTTCTGATCGGCAGGGAATTTATCGGAAATGACTCGGTCTGCCTTATTCTCGGCGATAATATCTTTTTCGGCCCCGGTTTTTCCGCCATTCTCCAGGAAAGCGCCAAACTGACCACCGGCGGGCAGATCTTCGGCTACCTGGTCAAAGACCCGGAGCGATATGGCGTCGTTGAATTTGACAGAAACAACAAGGTCATAGGTATAGAGGAAAAACCGGAAAAACCAAAATCAAAATACGCCGTACCAGGTCTCTATTTTTATGATAACGAGGTCATAACCATTGCTGCGCAGGTTAAACCTTCCGCCAGGGGAGAACTCGAAATAACTGATATTAACAACGAGTATCTGAAGCGAGGCAGTCTGCAGGTCAAACCCCTGGGACGGGGATTCTGCTGGCTGGACACCGGCACCCATGAATCCCTGCAGCAGGCATCCAGCTACGTTCAGGCAGTGCAGGACAGGCAGGGTCTCAAAATTGCCTGTATTGAGGAAATCGCCTATCAACTGGGTTATATTACCCTTGATGAGATGGCCGCTCAAGCTACGGATATGCTGAAAAACCAGTACGGTCAGTATATCACGGATATTGTAGCTGAAGAAAAAATGAAATAA
- the glnD gene encoding [protein-PII] uridylyltransferase, with product MVAEFQKKREPLEQQWAKGLGSDQLLLEYSDLVDHFIVRCFDSLEVDGKDSVALVALGGYGRRELFPRSDIDLMILYKGRSSRVNSIADGILYPLWDLGLEVGHGVRTVKESVAQAREEYFSRVALLDSRLVCGNEQLFSKLMKVYRKRFVDGRREDFVVLMKEHRAVRQKRFGSHGYLLEPNIKESRGGMRDIQAMFWTAKMVFGLDGLDDMCGAGLLLDEEREEFVGSRQMLTRLRGYLHSQSRRKNEQLYFEQQEDAAAVFGYRSRSGVLGVESFMRDIYAALQNIAVITDLFFDHVDEVLGLAAKVRGIKDKNVEKGIEIRKGKIHLTAGIDQLRAKPHILVRLFLVMARTGLVLHYRTRKMIAGHLGLIDGKVCGSPRLTKAFVNILLEAGDIFPVLETMLETGVLTACIPEFSRIVTLSQYDVYHIYTVDRHSLQTVAELKQLQEEMGRVFKNVRSLKVLYLGALLHDIGKGSGRDHSIEGAGVAMEVGKRLGLNGAECDGLQFLVRYHLFIPENALRRDLNDTLFLRRCAETIGSLDRLSMLYLLSVADSKATGPSAWSSWKAALMEELYLKVYPYLDFAHRGRGEIGVELEDHVEQGVEWLRGQVGKLLAKEKGLRVDVATLSADYMLSFEPEVIVDHVLNHRDHYQLLRQKSLVRAVESEDGWSLLIMSFDRPGLLAKICGVMALNNLEVVRAQIFTWDDGTVVDVIDVRPTDGLDFQEKDWRGLNEDLDKAISHRLGLGHRLYRKLSSVYGRKRELAGEVTTKVVIDNNSSDIYSVVEVYSADLPGHLYRIAQTLADFGINIHKAYIATEVGQLIDVFYVLDSRGKKLLDEEFRQEITQGLLYSVGQMAS from the coding sequence ATGGTTGCCGAGTTTCAAAAGAAAAGAGAACCCCTGGAACAACAGTGGGCAAAAGGGCTGGGGAGTGATCAGCTGCTCCTTGAATACAGCGATCTCGTAGATCATTTTATTGTACGCTGTTTTGACTCTCTTGAAGTGGACGGTAAAGATTCTGTCGCACTTGTTGCCCTTGGGGGATATGGACGGCGTGAGTTGTTCCCCCGGTCCGATATTGACCTTATGATTCTCTACAAGGGCAGGTCTTCCAGGGTGAACAGTATTGCTGACGGGATTCTTTATCCGCTCTGGGATCTCGGTCTTGAAGTTGGTCATGGTGTTCGCACGGTGAAAGAGTCTGTTGCCCAGGCCCGGGAAGAATATTTTTCACGTGTTGCCCTGTTGGACAGTCGTCTTGTCTGTGGTAATGAGCAGCTCTTTTCCAAGCTGATGAAGGTCTATCGAAAACGTTTTGTTGATGGTCGGCGTGAAGATTTTGTTGTTCTGATGAAGGAACATCGTGCTGTCCGTCAAAAGCGGTTCGGTAGTCATGGTTATCTTCTCGAGCCGAATATAAAGGAAAGTCGGGGTGGGATGAGAGATATTCAGGCCATGTTCTGGACAGCCAAGATGGTTTTCGGGCTTGATGGACTTGATGATATGTGCGGAGCCGGGCTGCTCCTGGATGAAGAAAGGGAAGAGTTCGTTGGTTCCCGGCAGATGCTCACACGTCTGCGTGGTTATCTTCACAGCCAGAGCAGAAGGAAAAACGAGCAGCTCTATTTTGAGCAGCAGGAGGACGCGGCCGCGGTTTTTGGTTACCGTAGCCGCAGTGGAGTGCTCGGGGTTGAGAGTTTCATGCGGGATATCTATGCCGCCCTGCAGAATATTGCAGTTATTACGGATCTCTTTTTTGATCATGTGGATGAAGTCCTTGGCCTGGCTGCGAAGGTGAGAGGAATCAAGGACAAGAATGTTGAAAAAGGTATTGAGATCCGCAAGGGAAAGATTCATCTCACTGCCGGTATTGATCAGTTGCGGGCCAAACCCCATATCCTGGTGCGCCTCTTTCTGGTGATGGCCCGGACCGGTCTGGTACTGCATTATCGGACCAGAAAGATGATTGCCGGGCACCTGGGGCTGATTGACGGGAAGGTGTGTGGTTCACCTCGTCTGACGAAGGCATTTGTGAATATTCTTCTTGAAGCAGGAGATATTTTTCCGGTTCTGGAAACCATGCTGGAGACCGGAGTTCTCACCGCCTGCATACCCGAATTTTCCAGGATTGTTACCCTCTCTCAATATGATGTATATCATATTTATACTGTCGACAGGCATTCACTGCAGACCGTCGCCGAGCTGAAGCAGTTGCAGGAAGAGATGGGGAGAGTCTTTAAAAATGTAAGATCACTGAAAGTGTTGTATCTTGGTGCGCTTCTTCACGATATCGGTAAGGGGTCGGGGCGTGACCACAGTATTGAAGGGGCCGGAGTGGCAATGGAGGTTGGCAAGCGGCTGGGGCTCAATGGGGCCGAGTGTGACGGCTTGCAGTTTCTGGTGCGCTATCATCTTTTTATTCCCGAAAATGCCCTGAGAAGGGATCTCAATGACACGCTTTTTCTCCGAAGATGTGCCGAGACCATAGGCAGTCTTGACAGGCTTTCCATGCTGTATCTGCTTTCCGTTGCCGATTCGAAGGCGACCGGGCCGTCCGCCTGGTCATCCTGGAAGGCTGCTTTGATGGAAGAGCTGTACCTGAAAGTCTATCCCTATCTTGATTTTGCCCACCGGGGGCGTGGGGAGATTGGTGTTGAGTTGGAGGATCATGTTGAACAGGGAGTTGAATGGCTGAGAGGGCAGGTTGGGAAGCTGTTGGCAAAAGAAAAAGGGTTGCGCGTGGATGTGGCTACCCTGTCTGCTGATTATATGCTTTCCTTTGAGCCTGAAGTCATCGTAGACCATGTGCTCAACCACAGGGATCATTATCAGCTGTTGCGACAGAAGTCGCTTGTCAGGGCCGTTGAGAGTGAAGATGGCTGGTCTCTTCTGATCATGTCGTTTGACCGTCCGGGCCTGCTGGCCAAAATATGCGGAGTGATGGCCCTGAATAATCTTGAGGTTGTCAGAGCACAGATTTTTACCTGGGATGACGGCACCGTGGTGGATGTGATTGATGTTCGACCGACGGACGGGCTTGACTTTCAGGAGAAAGACTGGCGTGGATTGAATGAGGATCTGGACAAAGCTATCAGTCACAGGCTGGGGCTCGGGCACCGCCTTTACAGGAAACTTTCCTCAGTTTACGGCAGAAAGCGCGAGTTGGCAGGTGAAGTGACCACCAAAGTTGTTATTGATAATAACAGTTCTGATATTTATTCAGTGGTGGAGGTCTATTCGGCTGATCTTCCGGGGCATCTCTATCGAATTGCCCAAACCCTGGCTGATTTCGGTATTAATATCCATAAGGCGTACATTGCCACCGAGGTGGGCCAGTTGATTGATGTGTTTTACGTTCTCGACAGCCGGGGGAAAAAACTGCTTGACGAGGAATTTCGGCAGGAAATAACTCAGGGATTGCTGTATTCAGTGGGCCAAATGGCCAGTTGA
- a CDS encoding P-II family nitrogen regulator, with the protein MKKIEAIIKPFKLDDVKDALNEIGITGMTVSEVKGYGRQKGHTEIYRGAEYIIDFIPKVKMEIVVAAEQVDQVVDKIRNAANTGKIGDGKIFVLPVERVVRVRTGEEDRDAV; encoded by the coding sequence ATGAAAAAAATTGAAGCAATTATAAAACCGTTCAAGCTGGATGATGTGAAAGATGCTTTGAACGAGATCGGTATAACCGGGATGACGGTATCCGAGGTTAAGGGGTATGGACGTCAGAAAGGGCATACTGAAATTTACAGAGGTGCCGAATATATTATTGATTTTATTCCCAAGGTGAAGATGGAAATTGTCGTTGCCGCTGAGCAGGTGGATCAGGTTGTGGATAAGATCAGAAATGCAGCCAATACCGGAAAAATCGGTGACGGAAAAATATTTGTATTGCCGGTTGAGCGGGTTGTTCGCGTTCGTACCGGGGAGGAAGATCGGGACGCGGTATAG